One Phaseolus vulgaris cultivar G19833 chromosome 4, P. vulgaris v2.0, whole genome shotgun sequence DNA window includes the following coding sequences:
- the LOC137837431 gene encoding aquaporin PIP2-2-like: MAKHDAEGGSFSAKDYHDPPPAPLIDAQELTQWSFYRALIAEFIATLLFLYITVLTVIGYKSQSDVKAGGDLCGGVGILGIAWAFGGMIFILVYCTAGISGGHINPAVTFGLFLARKVSLIRAIMYMVAQCLGAICGVGLVKAFQKAYYNKYGGGANELSDGYSTGVGLGAEIIGTFVLVYTVFSATDPKRNARDSHVPVLAPLPIGFAVFMVHLATIPVTGTGINPARSLGAAVIYNKEKAWDDQWIFWVGPFIGAAIAAFYHQFILRAGAAKALGSFRSNPTV, encoded by the exons ATGGCTAAGCATGATGCTGAGGGTGGTTCCTTCTCTGCAAAGGACTACCATGACCCTCCTCCAGCACCCTTGATTGATGCTCAGGAACTCACACAGTGGTCCTTCTACAGGGCCTTGATTGCTGAGTTCATTGCCACACTGCTCTTCCTTTACATCACAGTGCTCACCGTCATTGGTTACAAGAGCCAGAGTGATGTCAAAGCTGGGGGTGATCTCTGTGGTGGGGTTGGCATTCTTGGCATTGCTTGGGCCTTCGGTGGCATGATCTTCATCCTTGTTTACTGCACTGCTGGAATCTCAG GAGGTCACATAAACCCTGCAGTGACTTTTGGACTCTTCTTGGCTCGGAAGGTGTCTTTGATAAGGGCTATAATGTACATGGTGGCTCAGTGCTTGGGGGCCATATGTGGAGTTGGGTTGGTTAAGGCCTTCCAAAAGGCTTACTACAACAAGTATGGTGGTGGGGCCAATGAGCTGAGTGATGGGTACAGCACAGGTGTTGGATTGGGTGCTGAGATCATTGGAACCTTCGTTTTGGTGTACACAGTCTTCTCTGCTACCGACCCCAAGAGGAATGCTAGAGATTCTCATGTCCCG GTTCTGGCTCCACTGCCAATTGGGTTTGCTGTGTTCATGGTTCACTTGGCAACCATCCCAGTGACTGGCACTGGTATTAACCCTGCTAGAAGTCTTGGAGCTGCTGTCATATACAACAAAGAGAAGGCCTGGGATGACCAA TGGATCTTTTGGGTTGGACCATTCATTGGAGCAGCCATTGCAGCCTTCTACCACCAATTCATCTTGAGAGCAGGTGCTGCTAAGGCTCTTGGATCATTCAGGAGCAACCCCACTGTTTGA